One region of Micromonospora ureilytica genomic DNA includes:
- a CDS encoding LmeA family phospholipid-binding protein produces the protein MARDYPVDEARPRRRGRKLLIGLFVLLLLLAGLLVVADRVAVGVAERMIGDRVRQEIAKQGAQSAAPDVEVGGTPFLTQVLDGRYQRITINLRDVQASVEGDAVRLPVLDVTARNVRASLDTLRTGQGDVVADTVNGAGTISYESLAALLNRPGLALGEQNGKLTVTAPADILGQKLTISGTADVTVADNGAVALRFNDLDAAGLPNLPLARAFLSNYAKSISIDVPLPELPFQLAVREVRPLPEGLAVTADAKNVPINSAG, from the coding sequence GTGGCGCGGGACTATCCGGTGGACGAGGCGCGACCCCGACGGCGTGGCCGCAAGCTGCTCATCGGGCTGTTCGTTCTGCTCCTGCTGCTGGCGGGGTTGCTGGTGGTCGCCGACCGGGTGGCCGTCGGGGTCGCCGAGCGGATGATCGGCGACCGCGTGCGTCAGGAGATCGCCAAGCAGGGCGCGCAGTCCGCCGCGCCCGACGTGGAGGTGGGCGGAACTCCGTTCCTCACCCAGGTGCTGGATGGCCGTTACCAGCGCATCACCATCAACCTGCGGGACGTGCAGGCCTCGGTCGAGGGCGACGCCGTCCGGCTGCCGGTGCTGGACGTGACCGCCCGCAACGTTCGGGCCTCGCTGGACACCCTGCGCACCGGCCAGGGTGACGTCGTGGCGGACACCGTCAACGGTGCCGGCACGATCAGCTACGAGAGTCTGGCCGCGCTGCTGAACCGCCCGGGGCTGGCCCTCGGCGAGCAGAACGGCAAGCTCACCGTCACGGCCCCGGCCGACATCCTCGGTCAGAAGCTCACCATCAGCGGCACCGCCGACGTCACGGTCGCCGACAACGGCGCGGTCGCCCTGCGATTCAACGACCTGGACGCCGCGGGTCTGCCGAACCTGCCGCTGGCCCGTGCCTTCCTGAGCAACTACGCCAAGAGCATCTCCATCGACGTCCCCCTCCCGGAGTTGCCGTTCCAGCTCGCGGTCCGGGAGGTCCGTCCACTGCCGGAAGGGCTGGCGGTCACCGCCGACGCGAAGAACGTGCCGATCAACTCCGCTGGCTGA
- a CDS encoding Ms5788A family Cys-rich leader peptide — protein MGTHLTKRRAVDLCRVATCLCRPVI, from the coding sequence ATGGGGACCCACCTCACCAAACGGCGCGCGGTCGACCTGTGCCGCGTGGCCACCTGCCTGTGTCGCCCCGTCATCTGA
- a CDS encoding sulfurtransferase translates to MSRDTALVSAEWAEKNLDAPGVVFVEVDEDTSVYDTGHIAGAIKIDWKTDLQDQVRRDFVNKTQFEALLSERGISNDDTVILYGGNNNWFAAYAYWYFTLYGHRDVKLLDGGRKKWELDARPLVTDAVSRPATQYVAQEPDTSIRAFRDEVVAAIGTKNLVDVRSPDEFAGRLLAPAHLPQEQAQRAGHIPTAISVPWSKAANEDGTFRSDDDLRKIYGDAGLDDGKETIAYCRIGERSSHTWFVLQELLGHRNVKNYDGSWTEYGSLIGVPVALGDEPGEA, encoded by the coding sequence ATGAGTCGCGACACCGCACTCGTTTCGGCCGAGTGGGCCGAGAAGAACCTCGACGCCCCGGGCGTCGTCTTCGTCGAGGTCGACGAGGACACCTCGGTCTACGACACCGGCCACATCGCCGGCGCCATCAAGATTGACTGGAAGACCGACCTCCAGGACCAGGTCCGCCGGGACTTCGTCAACAAGACGCAGTTCGAGGCGCTGCTCTCCGAGCGGGGCATCAGCAACGACGACACCGTCATCCTGTACGGCGGCAACAACAACTGGTTCGCCGCGTACGCCTACTGGTACTTCACGCTCTACGGCCACCGCGACGTGAAGCTGCTCGACGGCGGCCGCAAGAAGTGGGAGCTGGACGCCCGCCCGCTCGTCACCGACGCGGTGTCCCGCCCGGCGACCCAGTACGTCGCGCAGGAGCCGGACACCTCCATCCGGGCCTTCCGCGACGAGGTCGTCGCCGCGATCGGCACCAAGAACCTGGTCGACGTGCGCAGCCCGGACGAGTTCGCCGGTCGCCTGCTCGCCCCCGCCCACCTGCCGCAGGAGCAGGCGCAGCGGGCCGGCCACATCCCCACCGCGATCAGCGTGCCGTGGTCCAAGGCGGCCAACGAGGACGGCACCTTCCGGTCCGACGACGACCTGCGCAAGATCTACGGCGATGCGGGGCTCGACGACGGCAAGGAGACCATCGCCTACTGCCGGATCGGTGAGCGTTCGTCGCACACCTGGTTCGTGCTCCAGGAGCTGCTGGGTCACCGCAACGTCAAGAACTACGACGGTTCCTGGACCGAGTACGGC